One segment of Lachancea thermotolerans CBS 6340 chromosome E complete sequence DNA contains the following:
- the MSI1 gene encoding Msi1p (similar to uniprot|P13712 Saccharomyces cerevisiae YBR195C MSI1 Subunit of chromatin assembly factor I (CAF-I) regulates the RAS/cAMP pathway via sequestration of Npr1p kinase localizes to the nucleus and cytoplasm homologous to human retinoblastoma binding proteins RbAp48 and RbAp46), whose translation MADEATHQETVAPVSTIAEERQKRYTRWKKNSKLYYDYLNTNSTKWPSLTCQLFPDLDLATDEHRILLSSFTSSQVPEDESLYVARLSSMKHIPWSSLNNFDMEEKEFKVDNSLKLPSKSLVEDLRIKFPAGDCNKARYCPSNPDLIGSASSNGSIYVFDRTKHGFARQKLISAGDTDHQIHCQLSTSLEEHKNEAVSLAWNWQRQGLLATSYSHGQVCVWDLEKYDKNSPTLINPLAMSTVDPRGSNEVSWMVRHDSLLAYCSEDNLVGIMDIRNPEKGQSSGSNPHHSNGINTCQFNYHRDMLLCSADSAGRINLWDIRNFTQPLKTLLHNDSISVLQWNPREPTVLATGGQDGGLVKIWDLSQPEGQELIFTHGGHMLGVNDISWDPHDTWMMCSVANDNSIQVWRPSNSLVEPK comes from the coding sequence ATGGCTGATGAGGCTACgcatcaagaaactgttgCACCGGTCAGCACaattgctgaagaaagGCAGAAGCGCTACACTCgctggaaaaaaaactcaaagctttaCTATGATTATTTGAACACCAATAGCACAAAATGGCCATCTCTGACGTGCCAGCTTTTTCCAGACCTCGACTTAGCGACTGATGAACACCGCATACTACTTTCGTCGTTTACTTCGTCGCAAGTTCCCGAGGATGAATCATTGTACGTGGCCCGGTTGTCATCGATGAAGCATATACCTTGGAGTTCGCTGAACAACTTTGACATGGAGGAGAAGGAGTTCAAGGTGGACAACTCTCTCAAGCTTCCGTCAAAGAGTTTGGTGGAAGATTTAAGAATTAAGTTTCCGGCTGGGGACTGCAACAAGGCCCGGTATTGCCCTTCTAATCCTGACTTGATAGGTTCGGCATCTTCCAACGGCTCAATATATGTCTTTGACCGCACCAAGCATGGGTTCGCTCGACAGAAATTGATTTCTGCAGGAGACACAGACCACCAGATTCATTGTCAGCTCTCCACTTCGCTGGAAGAGCATAAAAACGAAGCCGTTAGTCTTGCATGGAACTGGCAGCGACAGGGCCTCCTCGCGACAAGCTATTCCCACGGCCAGGTCTGTGTGTGGgaccttgaaaaatacGACAAGAATTCTCCTACGCTTATCAACCCACTTGCAATGTCCACTGTTGATCCCCGGGGATCGAACGAGGTTTCATGGATGGTTCGTCATGATTCTCTGTTGGCGTATTGCAGCGAAGACAATTTAGTAGGAATTATGGACATCAGGAACCCCGAAAAAGGTCAGAGCTCCGGCAGTAATCCACACCATTCGAATGGAATTAATACATGCCAGTTCAACTACCACAGGGACATGCTACTCTGCTCTGCTGATTCTGCTGGCAGAATCAACCTGTGGGACATACGAAATTTTACGCAACCATTGAAAACCCTTCTTCACAATGATTCGATCTCCGTCCTCCAATGGAACCCACGTGAACCAACCGTTCTAGCTACGGGAGGACAGGACGGTGGCCTTGTCAAGATCTGGGACCTTTCTCAACCTGAAGGCCAAGAGCTAATCTTCACGCACGGGGGACACATGTTGGGTGTCAACGACATTTCATGGGATCCACACGATACTTGGATGATGTGTAGCGTAGCCAACGACAACTCTATCCAGGTTTGGAGGCCTTCAAACAGCCTAGTGGAGCCCAAGTAA